GGGTTTTGAAGACTATTTTGATTGTTTGCATGAGGTTGTTGGAAATATTCTTCATAATTATAATTTCATTGACCGCTTGAATCAAGAGATCAAAGATCTATTGAGTGAAACTTCTGATATAGTTATTGACCTGAAAAGGTTAATATCTTATATCGGAACCAGAGATGCATATGACACCAAAGGATTGTACCGCTGGAATTCCCCATACACATCCGATCTTATCTATTTAGCTGCAAAAGAGATTTTTAAACAGTTCCGTATTTTAAAGAGAAATGAAAAAAAATGTATCGTATTGGACTGTGATAATGTTCTGTGGGGTGGGATATTAAGTGAAGATGGTATTGAAAATATAAGTTTAGCCTCTAATGGCCCGGGACAGTTTTTTCAAGATTTCCAACGATTCCTGTTAACTTTACATACCTTAGGGATCATTTTGACTGTTTCAAGTAAAAATGATTTATCAGATGTTTTAAAGGTATTCAATAGTCATAGTGAAATGATCTTAAGAGAAGAGCACATCGCAAGTTTTCAAGTAAATTGGAACAATAAAGCAGAGCAAATTCAATTAATAGCCGAAGTTTTAAATATAAGTTTGGATAGCATCGTATTTATTGATGATTCTATTTTTGAAGTGGAATCGGTAAATAGCATTTTACCAGATGTTAAAGCAGTACTCTTTAAAAAAGAAAATATTTACAGCAGTTTATCTTTGTTCAACTTGTCTCTTGATTTCGATGCAAATCTTATTGCAATAAGGAATAATACGTATCAATCAAATGTGCATAGGACGGTTTTGAAAGAGAAGACAGCTTCATATGAGGAATATTTAAACGCTCTTGATACAAAAATTAATATACATATAGCAGATGATTTAGAGTATTATCGAATTTCAGAATTAAGCCAAAGAGCGAATAAGTGTACGGTAGGTAAAAGGTATACTGTATCTGAAATAAAAGAGAAAATCAGTACAAAAGGTTATAAA
This genomic interval from Paenibacillus sp. FSL H8-0332 contains the following:
- a CDS encoding HAD-IIIC family phosphatase; this encodes MYIQGKDLNISVISNITIEHFFGMHINSLFDTPSEINYIPSNVCFENRHIEVMQKSDLILVWLNIRKLSPGILSNIGFKDELQIVYKDVLEYIKVIYLKLRNEVNSKIIWMGFEDYFDCLHEVVGNILHNYNFIDRLNQEIKDLLSETSDIVIDLKRLISYIGTRDAYDTKGLYRWNSPYTSDLIYLAAKEIFKQFRILKRNEKKCIVLDCDNVLWGGILSEDGIENISLASNGPGQFFQDFQRFLLTLHTLGIILTVSSKNDLSDVLKVFNSHSEMILREEHIASFQVNWNNKAEQIQLIAEVLNISLDSIVFIDDSIFEVESVNSILPDVKAVLFKKENIYSSLSLFNLSLDFDANLIAIRNNTYQSNVHRTVLKEKTASYEEYLNALDTKINIHIADDLEYYRISELSQRANKCTVGKRYTVSEIKEKISTKGYKLYAVDVSDKFSDLGLVGAFGVIQLSGIYYLDLFCLSCRVLGRNIENQLISYVKTNFKDIKVESCIRTQKNDGFIDLLLLHLN